gacttttacTCTTAAATTAACAAACACTAACAAACAACAACTACTACTAGCTAATAGTTGAACAAAACAATTCTAAATTAGAGTTGCAAATGGGACGAGAATTCCTCGTTCTCGTGTGGATTCACTCCGTCGGGAATGGGAAATTCCCAAGGGGATGTTAATTCTTTTATCCTCCGTAAGCAGGGATAGGAATAAGTATCCTCAGCCCATGGAGATCCCCATACTCGTCCCTTGATACGTCCCATGGGATATGAGGATCTTCGCGGGAGAGGACACGTGTCCCCTTTTAAAATTCAGGAACGGAGATAGATAATTCCCAACGGAAATTGGAAATGTAATCGTGCCGCCTCGCCCACTTTACATCCTACCCTAAATTAGGATTGTAATCGAGTCGAGTCGAGCTGAGCTTTGGCTTGTTCAGGCTCGGTTCCTTAAAAAATTGACGAGCTCGAACTCAACATTcagctcgtgagcagttcacgAGCTGTTCGTGAACTTGTTAACGAGCTTTGCTCGCGAGCAGTTCATTAATTCAGTTCATGAACTTCGCTCGTGAACAActtattatttaaaatatttttaacacaaaactacgtagttttgaaatCTAGAAACCTAAAGCTTACACAAAACTATGATGTTTTGCATTTCCccctttatagaaatattattattaaaaactcAATCGAACCAAGCATACTCACAAGTTATATCGAGATTTTCTCATAATTTTGTTTATGAACCTATAATCCAGTATACTAACTAGCTTTCGAATCGAATTTTACCATACTCAAACTCGGCTCCTTTACAAATCAAACCAAACACTGAACCGTTTATGAACGGATCGGCTCATTTACGACCCCCTAAATTGAAAACcttaagaataaataaaaaataaaaaaagatttcaagttttgctCCGACCTGGATTGACGGCAAAATATCGTGGTGAAGATATTATGTTAGTTGAAATGTATATCATCTCATCATACTACTCTCGCATTAACTGTTTAGACTTCATCATCTGATTCtctcttctctccttcttcctcaacttccaaACCCTAATGCGACTCCTTTCTTCCCCAATTCGCCATTTCCACCTCCCACTCTTTTCATAGCTCTTCCAATTCTCTACATTATTCACATTCACATTCCGATTCCcatttctgtttcttttttccACTCTCCTCACTCACCAAATCTCGATATTCACCATCAACTGCGGCTCTCGGCAAGAACAGCGACAACGGTTAGAGGAAAAGTTGTTGTTAAGATCGATCCAATTTGCTGTTCTCCGATCTTCTTTCTCGGAATCGCGTATCTATTGAATTGAGGAAAAGTTGCGCTTCTATTTTGGCCCCGCTGTACTTCCGTTGCTTTGGAAGCTGTTCCTATATATCTATATCCTCTTTCGCTGCTACGGAATTACGAAAGCAGAATTTACTCCCAATCGGTGGATATATCTATGTAAGTAATGAATTCGGAAGTCGGAATTCGAAGTTCGGTACAGTTCTCCATTCAGTTCTCTCTTAATTGTTTGTTTGTTGTGAAGTTAGGAATCAGAACGTTGACTTtgatttttcttcttccttttttttagtGTGTTCTTGCGGAGTTACTACCAATTCGGAGGTGACGGCGCGTGTGTACACGCTGCGGTGGCGACAGTCTGCGCATCAAGAGCAGCAGTCGATTATTTGTTTGTAAGTGGAAATGGAGAtgcttatatttaaaattttcttcaaattagatgagcaaggagAACAGGATTTGATTGTGAATTGAGCATAAAATATGTAGTGAAGGATATTATAGACAAGTTCAGTAATCAGTTGAGATGCATATGTTTTGGGCACTTAAATTTGAAGTGTTCAGATTTATTCTCTGCAGCTTCTATTGGGATATAATGGATCTTTGATAGGCAAGATCTGGCTAGTTTGCATGACAACTTTGATTTTAATGCGTTTCATGTTTTGGAAACCGAAACTCTCAGAAACTGTGTGGAACATTTAGGGTCATGTTTCCGTAATTTGAAAAATTTGGTACTCCTTTTTTAGGGTGTAATGTGTTTTCAGAAGTACATCAATGTCAATCACATGTTCAACAAATCCTTATATTTTCTAGATCATATTCTACAAGCTTTTAGAATGAAAAAATCTCATTTTCCTGTCAATTATGTTGACTTGTGTACAATTTTTTCTTATTTGATTGTGAATAGAGCATAGGGTGTGACAAAAATATACTGAGGATCTTATAGACAAGTTCAGTAATTAGTTGAGATGCATATGTTCTGGGTGCTTAAATTTAAAGGGTTCAGATCTATTCTCTGCAACTTGTATTAGGATATAATGGATCTTTGATGGGCAAGATCTGGCTAGTTTACacgaaaattttgattttaatgtgTTTCATGTTTTGGAAACCGAAACTCTCAAAAATTGTGTGGAACATTTAGGGTCATGTTTCcataatttgaaaattttgatacTCGTTTTTTAGGGTGTAATGTGGTTTCAAAAGTACATCAATGTGAATCACATGTTCAACAAATCCTTATATTTTCTAGATCATATTCTGTAAGCTTTCAGAATGAAAAAATCTCATTTTTCTGTCTATTATGTGACTTGTATCTGCTCCTGTTTCGATGTAAAATAGATTAGTACAAGATGGAGTATGATTTAGATGggattatttgttttttttattgaaggcTCATTGTTTAGAGAATCATGTAGACAGTTTGAGTTTTGCAAATGGGTGTAACATATTGATTGttcaaaataataaacaaaaaagatGTTAACATGTTGATTGTTCTGCTGTATCAGTGTGTGCACTGGTAAATTTTGCCTACTGATGGCAAGATATTTCTGTTTGATGGACAAATCCCAAATTTTAGCTCGGATCAAAGATACAGTTACATTTTCAATATTTCACTTTTAGAATTCTTTAAggtgctttgatttattcctaATTAGACTGAGGATCTAATTGCAATAATACATATTCTGACTTTAAATACATGCTTAGGACATTTGATTCTTATATGTTGTTGCTTGCTATGTGCCAAGTAGAAAGCATAGATTTCCATTGTTTATGAAGGTTAGTAATAGACTTGAAATTAGGGGTGTCAAAATAGGTTGTCAAAGTCGTAATcgtgttatgtaatatatatgttCCACCCTATTATGTATGATATATATTCAACAAAAATGATAATGGTGTCAAACGGGTTGTGTTAGGCAGGTGTCTCTAAGTCTCTCTGTCGTGTtgtcgtgtcagaaattgacaAACCTACTTGAAATGAAAACCTACAATTCTATAAAATCAGTTACATTTTTATCCTGCAGTTTGAAGTGTCTTTAAGTACTGGACTCTCCAAATACTGCATGGTCATTAAGttccatgtgatcaaaaccgtTTTAAAAGATAGAAAAAGTATTTTAATTAGTTGTCAAAGAAAGGTTTGAGATCTCTGCCACCTCTCTTCTTGGAATTTGCACTACACAATTAAAAGACATAATATTAATATGGTATAATACCCCTTTAGCTCCCTAAACTAAGGCTTTAAAGTCAATTAGCACCTTAAACTAtgaaaatcatcaatcaggttgctgaactaaccaaaaatcatcaattgaggccTCATTGAAAATCATTGCTGAATAGTTTCAAACCCTCTTCCCCAAacccattttgaaccaacacagagaTTATTACAATCTACATCAAATAGTCACTTTTGATTTTATGATAGAATGgggacttaattgatgatttttgcttagttcagggACTTGATCGATGATTTTTAcagtttaaggtcctaattgactttgaagctttagtcTGGGGACCGAATGAGTGTAAtgcctattaatattaaacataatattaattaattaataacttaATATTAACCAATTTGCACCATGCCTGActcatcgtcttcttcttcaaatTTCAATGTCTCTTctgtctctctctcttctccttgTTGCCGGTGATTTCACTGGTGAGATCATCGACAACGACGACCGCAAACAAGCAATAAACTCGTCTCAATTCGGCCGGCGTTTTCACCCTCTCTATTATGTCGAGCAAAGAACTGAAAATCCCCAAACCTAAAAAACTAAATCCCTAATGTAATGAAGTCTGAAGCCCTCTCTCGATCTCTCCTCAAATCCAATTAGGCTGTTAATCTTGCTGTTGCTGGTCCTCTCTTTCCCGTCCGGCCGTCTCCTCTCCTCTCCGTCCATTCCGTCGTCCTCCTTCAACATCTTCTATTCTGCTATCTCCGACAACTTCTGTTCTGCTGCTATCTTGAACGAAGACTGGAACGGAGGTTGAATTGAAGCGTTTTCTGCTGCTCTTCTCATAGGTATGCTAATTAGGACTCACTtcatttttcaattctttttggAATGTGCAATTTTATTGGGTCTGACTGAGCATTCTGGTTAGGTTAGataaaaatttcttctttaggTTCAAATTCTGTcctgaagagagagagagagaaacgaGTACATAAGAAACAGTATCTACCTACATTGATTCTCTTATAAGTGGCTTTAAATTTTTTGACAGAGGAATTAGGAATGGAATTCAatgaaatatatttttgttgAACATGCTAGTATCAGTCCCTGAAACTAAttggaataataataatttgaagCATGATCATGGTAAGAATGAGCCATTGTCTTTAGATTCCTTTGATGTTCTTTTAGTAGAGCTTTTGGTTTAGTTGTAAGCTTTGCTTATTAATATAATGTCAATTagtaatttttaatataaattaagtGTTCTGTTCCACGTATTGATGAGgaaatttattttttgtatttaagtCTCATTCTCCAacttttttcatttaaaaatgatttttaatCCTTGAATTAGTTGTTTTGTTCTGGGTATTGCAGCAAAATTTTGTATGATTGCGCAAGTTCATTGACCATGCCTTGCAAGTTATTCTGTTTTTTCACAATGGTATAAGTTACGAATTTGTTTTCTTGTGTTTTTGCTATATTTTCTCTCAGGTCGGATCACAAAGATTTCGTGAGAACCATGTAACTGCTACAGATGTTAAGAGATAAGAGAAAGTGACGCAGAGACTTTTAATGAACCAACTGCAAATATGCCAAATAGAAGTACTAAGGACTTAAAGTTCCCAAAACGTTACGTGATTGTTATTTTAACCTTTATCTGCACATGTGTCTGCTATATAGAACGAGTCGGTTTCTCTATTGCTTACACTGCTGCAGCTGATGCTGCTGGAGTAAACCAGTCAAGTAAAGGCACTATACTATCGACATTCTATTACGGTTATGCATGCTCGCAGGTGCCCGGAGGATGGGCAGCCCAAAAAATAGGAGGGCGGAAAGTTCTGCTCCTTTCATTCATTTTATGGTCATCAACTTGCTTTTTGCTTCAACTTGATCCGAATAGAGTTGCAGTCTTGGTAATTGCCCGATTGCTTGTTGGTGTTGCACAAGGGTTCATCTTCCCCTCCATTCACACTGTTTTAGCACAATGGGTCCCACCCCACGAAAGGTCGAGATCCGTATCTCTTACAACTTCTGGAATGTACCTAGGTGCAGCTATGGGAATGCTTGTCCTTCCAAGTCTAGTGAAATTTAAAGGCCCCCAATCTGTGTTTCTGACTGAAGCAGCACTAGGTGCTTTCTGGTCTCTTCTTTGGTTTAAATATGCAAGTGATCCTCCTCGATCTGAGCACCCGAAAGCTGCTGCTGCCGGGTTTGGAGAATCCTTGCTGCCCATCAAAGCCAATCAGAAGGTGAAAGTCGAGAATGGCGGAGGTAGTAGTAGTACTATCAGAACTGCTAAAATCCCATGGAAGAGGATCTTTCTTAGCTTACCGGTTTGGGCAATTGTGGTAAATAATTTCACATTCCATTACGCTTTATACGTGCTGATGAACTGGCTGCCGACTTACTTTGAACTAGGACTCAATCTCAGTCTTCAGGAAATGGGTTCTTCTAAGATGATGCCTTATCTTAACATGTTTGTATTCTCAAATATCGGTGGAGTAGTTGCTGATCACTTGATCACAAAACGACTACTGTCTGTTACTAAAACGCGGAAATTATTAAACACGATAGGGTTCTTGGTTGCATCATTTGCATTGATGGCACTTCCGGTGTTTAGAACTTCCAACGGTGCTGTTTTCTGCTCGTCTCTAGCTCTCGGGTTCTTGGCACTTGGTAGAGCCGGATTTGCTGTGAATCACATGGATATTGCTCCAAGATATGCAGGAATAGTGATGGGTGTTTCCAACACTGCTGGGACATTAGCCGGCATCATTGGAGTCGAACTAACTGGTCAGCTTCTCGAAGCTGCGAAAATGACATATTCTGATCTTTCGAGTCCCGAAAGCTGGAGAGCTGTATTTGTTATACCAGGGTTACTATGCATTCTTAGCACATTCATATTTCTATTTTTCTCCacaggagagagaattttcgactAGGCGGCCATCATTACAATACATatcagtttctgattttaggacaTATTCTGATCTTTCGAGCTGTGTTTTTCATACCAGGGTCGCTATGCATTCTTAGTACATTCATATTTCTATTTTTCTCtacaggagagagaattttcgactAGGCGGGATCTCCGATCGGAGTGAGTGTTCTGATTATTGTATAGAGTGAATTAGCAGTCAATTTTTTGATTCATCAATGGTGAATTATTTGAAGAGGCCATGTTTCCATTTTTCTTTGAACATTGTAATAGGCAGCAGCTTGTTTTTGGATTATAATGTTGGTATTTTGGCTTAATGCATTCCTATTCCTAGCCCCTGTATTTGTCCTCGATAATGGAACGGACACGttattgatattactccgttaagttttaTCAATTGTACATGGAAAGAGAAATCGgaacttaacggaataataggaatgacgtgttcgatccgttatcgaggcctaaattgatatcttttttaaacgttaagcctatatttgtgctattttgtacatgaGTCTAAATTGATTCTTCCCAAAAAAAACTataggtctattttggtaccttaccCCAAAAAATCAATTTCCTTTCTCTTAAAATGTTCAATTTAActcttaaatttgtttaaagtgacctattaACCCCCACGCGGCGTAGTAAGAATAGATTTTGGAAAAGTtgaaatacagtaaaacctctataaattaatactcgataaattaataaactctttaaaataataatttcttctggtcccgacttgggccagttcaaaaaatgatcaattttaataaattaataagataataattttttggaacaaccccttataaatacattgtattattacctctataaattaataatttctcaaatacatatgcaaaatatatatagatatacatacttgggataatttagcaaaatatgaatttatagtattttgttttttcttgaaatttaaatctagttgaatttcatctgtAACTATTCTTAGTGCATTCAAAAGTTTCGGTGTATCCTTGtcaaattttaacaaaaaattgtaaagagtggatgatgctataattgTTTCCTTTCTTGTGACTGGTTTTAAAGGTACCAAATCATCTtcagcttcatcctcaattgaattttgcataACGCTTGATACAATTTCTTCTAAATTTTGGACTTGAGCATTCATTGTTTTTACCTGgataatccaatatttgattgatattCATTTAATTGCGGTAACCAAGTTGACCAATCATTCCCTCAAGTTCATGAATGTCTTCTTCCGTGATTGCTTCCTCTAAATTCGTTGTGACATATTCGTCCCCTGTACGAATTTTGCAATGTTTGAAACAattaacaatttaaaatttatttttaaaaaatttaaaatcactctataaattaataattattaatttatcgattaattaatatctctctaaattaataaaaatctatggtcccaacattattaatttatagaggttttactgtacgtACAATTTATGCAAATTTAGATGTTAATAGATCGCTTTAAGAAAGTTTAAGGGGCTAATATGGGCTAAATTGCACCTATGGGAATGGATTTTTACTCATTTTAATGttgtggtcactgaacttcaatttttaatggtatgaccactgaattttacattttttaacatcgATGACCACTCAACACCTCAAATCGACTGTGGcggcttcaaaataaaaaattcgaagagttaatgatattctaaggaactttaattctttgaaaattttcGCTTTGAGATGGTGTTGTTtagttaggagagagagtgTGAATTTTTAGAAAGCTCCAATAAaggtaattttgaaaaataaaaaatgtggtttcatgataaatgttattttgaacaactttaatttttaaatattttcattttgaggtcgtttaaCGGTTATTTTAAAGTCGCTAAATTTTAATTTCAGTAGTCATATTGTTAACAATTGAAATTCAGTGGTCAAAATGTTAAAATAGGTAAAATTCAATGGacatagatgtaatttacccggcTAATATGTACCTTTCGGTTCAGGGCAATTGACTTGATTATTACATAATTTGATAACACAATTTATTTttgacatgttttttttttttttttgaagttaaTAACACAATTGattttttacatatattttttaagttcattttgtTTAGGATAAGGATCGAATTTGATTTGAAGAAGTGTAGATTTAGGTTAAGGTATGAAATAGTGTAAATATAAACCCATCATTTTCAAGCGAGATCAACTTTAGttctacattaaaaaaaaatttaaaaaaattgggttGATTGTTATTTAAGTGTCACACTAtacattccaaacaagtttgtcggttcgtacattttttgttggttatttataactatattagttCCGTATCATTTCGGGATTAAAGTTTTGTTGTATtagtaactatattaataacatagtAAACAGTTTAAAtagtttaacaaaaaaaaattgtgatcaATCTATACATGATAGACTTAGTTATTAACATTttagtaagttttttttttaattgtgttGGGAGTACATTAAATATTTTCGACATTATTGATGTTTGAAATGTTcgatgtgataattaaataacagtaaaaccaatctttaaatttttttcaataacgtagagctaaaaataatatttcttAGAAATGCTAGAGTTAACGTTGAATCATTTTGTATGTTAGAATCAAATTTGCACTTTTCTGAAAACgttaaaatcaaatttgacACTTGTCCctttcattttcatattttatgatttaataaatGAGTGAATTTTTTTACAACATACCCGGCGCATTTAACCTAACCAGTTAAAAGAGCGATTCATATCAATCTCGATTTAACGGGTTTTATTGCAAGGAGCGATGTGTCACACATCGCTATGTATGTCGATGTTTGATGGGTTTTTATGGGAGGTCATGTCGTTTCCCAAAGGATTTAAAAATTTCCACAATTGTATCTAAGTAAAGTCAATAGTAAAATTCAATTCGATCCTAAAGAAAAAATCAACGTTCAATTTGGGTCTAACTTTTTTCTTTCATATATTTAGTTCGGTTCCAAAATTTCCAACATATTTACTCAATAATATTAGAAATTTAAAAATCTCAAGAATTGTACTTAATTGACTTAATGGTCCAATTAAGTTCGATCCTAAAAAAAGTCAACGATTCAATTCAATTTTGGATCTCCAGTCCGATTAAAAAATCTTCAAAATCCATGCTCAACTATTTATAAGGATCGAGTGCCTTCAATAATTTTCACACTCGATACATCATGCTAGTCATATTCAatatttttacctaacatactgtttagttcctatattttgaaaaacacaagataaggttcatatcttttgtcaatattaactatTTGATCCTTCTGTCTATttgtttttagatttttaactgtTATATTTAACGTAAACAGAGTAACATGTTCATTTTTTGTATCGTACCATGATTGtcctgaaagctaagatatattcggttaaaaatctaaatagacagaaaaatcaaaaagttaatattaataaaagatagAAACCTTGTAATGTGTTTTTAAATAAGAGAACCAAACAATACGTTAGgggctaataaattatttacccttataaTAATACTTATCTCAATAACTTGTTTCAAATTATAGATAATACTCATTTGGCTCCTCAAATTAaaacttcaaagtcaattaagactttaaactatcaaaatcatcaaccaAATCCCTAAATTaagtaaaaattatcaattgaatcATCATCCTAagtaaaatcattaattgaggcctaataaaaaatcattatgTTAAACATTTTCAGACTCTATTTCTTAAACTCATTTTGATCCAATACAAAGATCCTTACAATACATATCAAATAACCACAATTTCTAATTTTACGATAGGATgcagactcaattgatgattttgatagtttaaagtcTCAATTGACTTTGAAACCTTCGTTTGGAAGTCAAATGAGTATTAGGCCACATTTTCTATTGATaaaaatttcactttttttttaatatatttcttatttattatgcatataaattaataaaatggaTCAGCTTAACTTATAATCATAAATGTCTTATTAATTCTAccacaaaaattaataaaaattaatatacattcactatttatttaaaaaaaatgttttttaacTAGCTTATTTCTATTTCGGGTTAATTCAAATAAAATCTCTGTGGTTTCAcatggatttcatgtttttgcaGATCAATACTTATAGTTTTTTATTGCAAAACAAACCATTTTGAGTTGATTTTATAATCATAAATGTCTTATTAATTCTaccataaaaattaataaaaattaatatacattcactatttatttaaaaaaaatgttttttaacTAGCTTATTTCTATTTCGGGTTAATTCAAATAAAATCTCTGTGGTTTCAcatggatttcatgtttttacagATCAATACTTATAGTTTTTTATTGCAAAACAAACCATTTTGAGTTGATTTTGTCGAATTTAactgataacgacctcaaaatgaaaattttcaaaaattaaagttatttagtatcatatttaccatgaaacttcattttttatttcaaaatcatcatttttggaattCTCTAtttaaacattaattttctctcCTCAAAAACATCACTTAAACCACGtccctaaaattttaaaacataacttaattcttaaaaaatttcattttgaagtcCTTTTCAATCAAATTTAACCAAATTATTCGATATTAAGGAGAAAACAATTGCTACTACAGAACTGAATTAAGGGATCTAATCAAACCAAGTCGAGCTGAATGCTCGCTCATTGGAAAACTGACGAGCTCAAGCTCAATGTTTTGTTCATAAGCAGCTCGTTAGTTCTGTTTATGAACTTTTCTCTCAAACaaattaattatgtttatttgaaaaaaaatttaacacaaaactatataatttTGAAACCTAAAAAACTAAAGTTTCACACAAAAACTACATAATTTTACATTTCTCTCTTTATATTATAGAGAGATCGTTATTAACAAAAAATCAAACCAAGCttattcatgaacattataatcgagtttgTTCATGGACCTATATCCAATAAAAAAACTTTCGAGACGAATTTCATCATGCAAAAGCTCAGCTGATTTATAATTCAAGTCGAACATGGTCGAGTTTTCATCGAGCCGAACATCGAGCTATTCATGAGCGGCTCCTCTCATTTTACAGCCTTTTGAATCTAAAAGGAATCATTTGAGGGGGAAAATccaaataaataactaaaagaGTTTCTATCATTTTGACGCAACTAAaacggcccggtgcactacgcgtctcCGCTAAGCGAGGGCCTGGGGAGGtatcccaccacaagggtgtattggggggaAAGCCTttccctgccaatttttttggcaagaggccactcctaagactcgaatccGTGAtctctcggtcacacgacaacaacgttaaCCATGACCTCTCAATCACAACTAATGCTAACAAAATAAAACAGATAAAAGTTATAAGCAGATAAACAGAATAGCAGTTAACCATAAACAATTTTAGCATTCTCAGTTCCAGATTCATAACATATGCTTTTGGATCTCATATTCCACAAAATTAAACTACTCACAGGAAAATAAGGTATGAAGTAGAACTAGTTATACACGAGTATCCATAACGACATTCTCGTTCAGAAATTACGGAAACATATAAGAGACAGAGTGACAGTTTTGACAAGTGTCATTTAAAAACCTCATAACGAGCTAAGTTCCAACTTATAACCCAATATCTAGGAAGCACTGAAATGGGTACTCGTATGGTATGGGTGCGGGCGCGGCAAAcatcatttttaaaaaatatgagacacgggtATGGCGGGGACACAccaaattcatatatatatatcataaataacATATGCTTTAGGCTGTCATCATACTCAGTTCCAGATCCATAACATATGCTTTAGGCTGTCATATTCCACAAAATTAAACTACTCAAAGAAAAATAAGGTACAAAGTAGAACTATTTATACACGAGCATCCATAACGACATCGTTCAGAAATTATGGAAACATATAAGAGACAGAATGAGGGATGTTACGGTTTTGACAAGTGCCATTTCAAAATCTCATAACGAGCTAAGTTCCAACTTATAAACCAATATCTAGGAAGCACTAACACGGGTACTTTTACAGTACAGGTGCGGGCACAGCAAAcatcatttttaaaatttatgagACACGGGTATGGCGGGGACAcaccaaatatatatatatcataaataacATATGCTTTAGGCTGTCATCATTCTCAGTTCCAGATCCCTTTAGGCTGTCATCATTCTCAGTTCCAGAT
The window above is part of the Euphorbia lathyris chromosome 3, ddEupLath1.1, whole genome shotgun sequence genome. Proteins encoded here:
- the LOC136224246 gene encoding probable anion transporter 5 — its product is MPNRSTKDLKFPKRYVIVILTFICTCVCYIERVGFSIAYTAAADAAGVNQSSKGTILSTFYYGYACSQVPGGWAAQKIGGRKVLLLSFILWSSTCFLLQLDPNRVAVLVIARLLVGVAQGFIFPSIHTVLAQWVPPHERSRSVSLTTSGMYLGAAMGMLVLPSLVKFKGPQSVFLTEAALGAFWSLLWFKYASDPPRSEHPKAAAAGFGESLLPIKANQKVKVENGGGSSSTIRTAKIPWKRIFLSLPVWAIVVNNFTFHYALYVLMNWLPTYFELGLNLSLQEMGSSKMMPYLNMFVFSNIGGVVADHLITKRLLSVTKTRKLLNTIGFLVASFALMALPVFRTSNGAVFCSSLALGFLALGRAGFAVNHMDIAPRYAGIVMGVSNTAGTLAGIIGVELTGQLLEAAKMTYSDLSSPESWRAVFVIPGLLCILSTFIFLFFSTGERIFD